The Candidatus Tectomicrobia bacterium sequence CACGGGCAACTATCCCATTCCCGTCCACCGGGTGGAGCCCCAGCTGTGGCTCTTCCAGGAACTCAAGGCGAGCGAACATAGAGCGTAAATTCGCCGCTTTTTTCCGGCCCCGCCGAATTGCCCCGTAAACGAATCGTTGCTACCATCTTCCCGCCTAATTCGGCTTGGTTTGTCGTCAATGTGAGGCGTGCGCCCGTACCGCCTCGGCGGAAGGTGGATGAGCTCGACCTCGAAGTGGGCCGGTTTGCTCATATGCGGGCTGTTGGCGGCGGGCTGCTCCGGGTGGGCCTCCGGCTTGCCCGGGGAGGAAGGGGGGAATCCGGCCCTCTCGGCCCTTCCCCCCCCACGCCATCCTTCGGATGTCCGTCTGCCCGCCCCTTATCGTCCGTCCGCTCCGTCCTCTCCCTCTTCCGCCGTCTCGCTTCCGCCCTTCATCGATTTGGGCTTCCCGCGCCAGGAGCTCGAATCGGGCGCCGTCCCGCCGCACGACCTGAACCTCCCGGTGCCCGAGGGGGAGAGCGCCGACGAGGCGCCGCAGGCCCAGCCCGCTTCCCCAGGCGGGGAGCAGACGCCCAGCTTCGTCTTTGAGGTTCCCATCCTGCGCAACGCCCTGGTCGAGCGCTGGGTGGACTACTTCACCGGCCCCGGCCGCGACCTCTTCGCCGTCTGGCTTCAGCGGGGCGGGCGCTATCTTCCCTACATCCGCCAGATACTGAAGGAAGAAGGCGTCCCCGAGGACTTGGCCTACGTTCCGCTCATCGAAAGCGGCTTCAGCCTGCGCGCCCGCTCCCGGGCCGGAGCGGTGGGGCCCTGGCAGTTCATGGAGGGGACGGCCCGGCGCATGGGCCTCCGGGTGGATCGCTATCTCGACGAGCGGCGCGACCCGATGAAATCCACCCGCGCGGCCGCCAGCTATCTCACCTACCTCCACAAAGAGTTCGGGGACTGGCACCTCGCCTTGGCCGCCTACAACGCCGGGGAGAACCGCATCCGCAGCGCCATCCGCGAGTCCGGCCTGTCCACCTACTGGGCCCTCGCCCGGACCTCCCATCTTCCGATCGAGACCAAGAACTACGTGGGCAAGTTCATCGCCGGCATGATGCTCGCCAAGCACCCCGAGGTCTTCGGCTTCGCGGGGCTGGAATACGACGAGCCCCTGCGCTACGACATGGCGAAGCTGCCTCACGCCGTTTCACTGAGGATGATCTCCCAGCTCGCGGGAGTCCCCATCCAGGAGCTCGCCGACCTCAATCCCCACCTCCGGCTCGGCATCACCCCGCCCGGCGGCGGCTTCGGCCTGAGGCTCCCTCCCGGGAAGACGGTGCTTCTCCTGCAGCGGCTGGCCAAGGCCCCCCGGGAGGCTCATCCCGCACCCAGCGGCTACCGCATCCAGCCGGGCGATACCCTCTCGGGCATCGCCAAGCGCTTCAATCTGCCCCTGAGGCAGCTCCTCGAGCTGAACCCCCGCCTCGACCCGCGCCGCCTGCGCCCCGGGACTCAGGTGAACCTGCCGGCCTCCGGGACGCGGGCCGAAGCCGAGCCTCCCGCCTCTCCCCCGCAGGAAACCCACCACGTGGTGGGGCCGGGCGAGAACATCTGGACCATCTCCCGCATTTACGGCGTCTCGCCCGAGGACATCATCCGCTGGAACAGCCTCTCCACCAGCTCGGTCATCTTCCCCGGCGACCGCCTTCTCGTCCGCCGGCAATAAGAAACTCCGGCCGGCTCCCGCTTTCGCCCCCCTTCCATCGTGGCTTCCTTGACACTTCTCGCCCCCCTCTCCTAAGATCATGCGGTCGCTGCCGGCCGCTCGTCCCTCCCATCGCCGCGGCTGATTGCCCTGCGGCCGTCACACGGTGGAGCCCGACACATGCGAAGTCGCCGATATTCTCTCCTCCTCCTAGCGGGGGCCCTCCTCATCGGGGGATGCACCGTCCGCCAGGCGGACAAGAGCTCGCCCGGCGAGCTCATGCTCCTCGGCCAGGAGGACTTGCGGGCGGAGCGCTATGAGAGCGCGCGCCAGGCCTTCCAGCGCCTCCTGCGCGAATACCCGGACAGCGCCCACCGCCGCCAGGCCCTGCTGAACCTGGCCGACTCCTACTTCAAGGGGGAGGAGTACATCGAGTCGCGGGTGCAGTACGCCGAGTACGTCCAGCTCTATCCCGTCAGCCGGGAGACGGCGCGCGCCTACTACTACCTGGGGATGTCGGACTACAACCGCATCCTGGAGCCGGACCAGGAGCAGTCCGTCACGCGCGACGCGCTCAAGACCTTCCAGGAGCTGCTCCGGCGCTTCCCCCGCTCGGAGTTCACGGCCCAGTCCAAGGAGAAGGTCGAGATTCTCCGCGACCGGCTGGCCCGCCACCATCTCTTCATCGCCCACTTCTACCTGACGAAGGGCAAGCGCGTTTCCGCCATCCCCCGCTTCCAGGAGGTCATCCGGGAGTTCGGCGATCAGCCCGCCCTGCGCGCCGAGGCCATGTACTACCTGGGGGAGAGCTACGTCCAGGAGGAGAGCTACAAGAAAGCAGGCGATACCTTTCGCGGCCTGATCAAGGAATACCCGGACAACCCGTTGTCGCAGCGCGCCTACCAGCGCCTCGTCAACCTATCCGGAATCCGATGAAGGTGCCGCTTCATCTCTCCGTCCGCCGCTCCGCCGCCGGGCCGGCTACAGGATCGGTCTGATGGCCAAGAAACGGACTTCCTCCGGCATTCCGAAGACGAAG is a genomic window containing:
- the bamD gene encoding outer membrane protein assembly factor BamD, giving the protein MRSRRYSLLLLAGALLIGGCTVRQADKSSPGELMLLGQEDLRAERYESARQAFQRLLREYPDSAHRRQALLNLADSYFKGEEYIESRVQYAEYVQLYPVSRETARAYYYLGMSDYNRILEPDQEQSVTRDALKTFQELLRRFPRSEFTAQSKEKVEILRDRLARHHLFIAHFYLTKGKRVSAIPRFQEVIREFGDQPALRAEAMYYLGESYVQEESYKKAGDTFRGLIKEYPDNPLSQRAYQRLVNLSGIR
- a CDS encoding LysM peptidoglycan-binding domain-containing protein, with product MSSTSKWAGLLICGLLAAGCSGWASGLPGEEGGNPALSALPPPRHPSDVRLPAPYRPSAPSSPSSAVSLPPFIDLGFPRQELESGAVPPHDLNLPVPEGESADEAPQAQPASPGGEQTPSFVFEVPILRNALVERWVDYFTGPGRDLFAVWLQRGGRYLPYIRQILKEEGVPEDLAYVPLIESGFSLRARSRAGAVGPWQFMEGTARRMGLRVDRYLDERRDPMKSTRAAASYLTYLHKEFGDWHLALAAYNAGENRIRSAIRESGLSTYWALARTSHLPIETKNYVGKFIAGMMLAKHPEVFGFAGLEYDEPLRYDMAKLPHAVSLRMISQLAGVPIQELADLNPHLRLGITPPGGGFGLRLPPGKTVLLLQRLAKAPREAHPAPSGYRIQPGDTLSGIAKRFNLPLRQLLELNPRLDPRRLRPGTQVNLPASGTRAEAEPPASPPQETHHVVGPGENIWTISRIYGVSPEDIIRWNSLSTSSVIFPGDRLLVRRQ